The nucleotide window tgtttgttagtctaccttgccacgaagcacagaggttgacacacagggactttccaattatccagcaatggtactgttcctttaccctctcttcgatttttaagaaagtagtcatgttgggagtctggctcttgagattcggaggacggtgcctcttcgattttggagcaagcaatcttattgggagtgttttctcgaatgtgagtaaaggttggacatgtttgctagtctaccttgccacgaagcacagaggttgacacacagggactttccaattatccagcagtggtactgttcctttacctttgtgggtaataatatggtagctagaccttcaaaatttatgggtctaaactttgttagtgctgtttctttgctattcttttacccttcttggtcagagcgatgtagtgggagctgcaagcttcacgtgctcaactttggcagagaactttggcaaagttatctgtggtacccatgagctattgttgcgtgtgggaagtgggtgattgaacagtaagattcatgtgttttctacttccccagaagtctttgacagaatgcccataatttccgcaaagctgagtgtgcgtgtgacaggtgctgacaaggctggaaaagtaggtgcctcttcgatttctgagatcggccctcgtggtctctggggagcccagcttttgagaaagcgagcgcctcttcgatttctgagatcggccttcgtggtctttgagcagcccaacttttgagaaagcaaacgcctcttcgatttctgagatcaaccctcgtgatctctaagcagcccagcttttgagaaagcaaacgcctcttcgatttctgaagctccgtcgagtgcctatttttataggggctggcattaagttccaaagcacacttgaatctccaccaatagaagcttcattcttgcacttctaagatcttgatttgtccgacctcttctctcttcaacacctttgaaatgtctggcccctccgaccgtcgttttgacttgaaccttgttgaagaggcagccccgccttctccagacaacatatggcgcccatccttcgtctcccctactggtcctcttaccgttggggattccgtgatgaagaatgatatgaccgctgcggtggtggccaggaaccttctcactcccaaagataacagactactttccaaacggtctgatgagttagctgttaaggattcgctggctctcagtgttcagtgtgcaggttctgtgtctaatatggcccaacgcctatttgctcgaacccgccaagttgaatcattggcggctgaagtgatgagtctcaaacaggagattagggggctcaagcatgagaataaacagttgcaccggctcgcacatgactatgctacaaacatgaagaggaagcttgaccagatgaaggaaactgatggtcaggttttacttgatcatcagagatttgtgggtttgttccaaaggcatttattgccttcgtcttctggggctgtaccgcgtaatgaaactccaaatgatcaacctctgatgcctcctccttctagggttctgtctagtactgaggctccaaatgatccccctccggtgccttctctttctggggctctacttactgctgagacttctcctaagcaacctttgtgaaggctccctcttgtgtgtttattttgactcatgtatatgtacatatttgtagcttatcggggatatcaataaataagttttccttcatttcaacgtattgtgttaaatacaccaaagccttcttcgctaagttctttgaattttcttttgttgaagcttgtatgttgaagctttctgagtggagcatgtaggttggggtagtgttcccttaatttcccgagtgaggaaaacttctcggttggagacttggaaaatccaagtcactgagtgggatcggctatatgaatcttagaacgccattgtgctcgatcctgtgtcatgtccttcgttagatccaagtactctaagtcttttcttagagtctcttccaaagttttcctaggtcttcctctaccccttcggccctgaacctctgtctcatagtcgcatcttctaatcggagcgtcagtaggccttctttgcacatgtccaaaccaccgtaaccgattttctctcatctttccttcaatttcggctactcctactttaccgcggatatcctcattcctaatcttatcatttctcgtgtgcccacacatccaacgaagcatcctcatctccgctacacccattttgtgtacgtgttgatgtttcaccgcccaacattctgtgccatacagcatcgccggccttattgccgtcctataaaattttcccttgagcttcagtggcatacggcggtcacacaacacgccagatgcactcttccacttcatccatccagcttgtattctatggttgagatctccatctaattctccgttcttttgcaagatagatcctaggtaacgaaaacggtcgctctttggtatttcttgatctccgatcctcacccctaactcgttttggcctccatttgcactgaacttgcactccatatattctgtctttgatcggcttaggcgaagacctttagattccaacacttctctccaaaggttaagctttgcatttaccccttcctgagtttcatctatcaacactatatcgtctgcgaaaagcatacaccaaggaatatcatcttgaatatgtcctgttaactcatccattaccaacgcaaaaaggtaaggacttaaggatgagccttgatgtaatcctacagttatgggaaagctttcggtttgtccttcatgagttcttacggcagtctttgctccttcatacatatcctatCTTTGCTCCTTCATGCAAACCAAGACGATCTACTTAATTAATATGAACGAGAAAAACAAATGATAAACAAAGTGCCTATTGTGAggtattaattataaaaaatgtatataaaaaaaataaaaaactgcacaaaaagaattaattatttaaaaaacacTGTTTAtgtgacaaaaatacccctacattattttgggctacttttgaacttttttgtttgaggggcatttttgtccaaaacttTTTGGTGAAGCCGTGACCCCAAATGGAGCCTGCTAGCTTTATATATACAGATACGTGCCATCCGATACTaatagggatgtgctatccacacacccctttttacttcccacacaccctttgttaatttttatccgttgatcttctttaattcatctgatccaacggccgaaaattggaagggtgtgtgagaagtaaaaagaggtgtgtggatatcacacccttaCTAATAATACGTGTGCATAAAATCCACATTAGAAATTTAATGTGCTTAGTTCTTCAAAGTTCAAAGGAATTTCAAAGGTTTTTGGTAAGGTCAATGTTTACTCACTCTATTTGATCAATTTGCATATGGATATCATGCATGTCCACAAGATATTGTTttgttgatcctaaaaactatcaagcctaTATGACGTGCAGGCCGACTAATTAAAAAACTAACTAtgtcattcggttgtgtgcggggcgtgccaactcgacgaCCGAGCTCGGCCGGTGAGTAAAATGAGTTGATGTTGTGTTGGGCGCTCttgacttctgaatctcgcaACTGCGACCGAGAAAgaaacacgtctcggccttcgagTTCTAaagcctaaagacaaggctgctagttatGTGAAgtttaatatcaaattcggctctcAATGTGCCGAATATAGTAACCTAGTAatacctcacttcgccgagaaggctgatgagatgacctctgccaataaggactcgaaaatccttcttgatcgagacttggataggtaaccagtcggtctcgaagcagtgttgtttatccaaactgaaggtactTTGCGGTCGAATGGTTCTACGGCTATAgtattgtttatccaaactgaagatgttcaccggttgcttttacagtgctatttatcaaaactaaagatgtgtcagcgggaaaaagaaaataaaaatatcaaggttgttgagaggttttacGTAGAGTGAGAGTTTGagcagggcaatttgtgtgttgaattggagagagTCCGAATGATGCAAAATGccatgtatttatagaaaacttGCTTGATGTGTCGTACTATGGTAGGATCTAACTCGTGGAATACTATCCTGATGCCAAACATATCGAAGCACTGACCTTCTCTCGTACATTGCTAATCTGAATGTATTTGAAATTATCCTTGAGATAATTCTCATGTACATGTGCATTTAATCTTCCACGTGGAAGCCATAGAATGCTCCCTTATTGTTTGTCTCATCAGTGCAAACCCATTGCAGCCAAAAATGTAATCATTATCTTCCATCACCTTGCCATTTACCAAAAATGTAATCATTATACTCCATCACATTTATATCCGTGCATTCATTCTTCATTATCTGATTAGTTTGAACTTGATAACGATCATGCCATACTCTGACTCCACATGTATATTCGTGCATTCATTCTTCATTGTCTGATTAGTCTTTGAACTTGATAACAATCATGCCATACTCTGACTCCATTCATGATAGTCATATTATCTTTCTACAAAATTGCAGCAGTTTAAACCACACGACATTGCATCAAATTACCACAACTTTATTACCCAACTATGCTCTagataatttaatatattattaagagataattattatgataaaaatcacaatattatttctcaataataattgaaaatcatTTCAACCACTTTATCGTTCAACGGTCTAAAATCCTGCTCATTCAACAGTCCAGATTACTCAAACCGAtggtgtaaaatcgggtccaaataTGTTCTTAATCATCTAATTTTTCAAATGGAGCAGATGCCAAACTTGAAGTGGTTAATTTAAACATATAACAATTGATCAGTCAAGGGATGATATGAGCAGACAAAACCTTGtcattaaaacaaataaataaaataacaactACAACCAAGTCATTTCGTTTTGACCAAGAACAAAATATCAATTGCCGACTACATGACCCACTCCCCCTCTTCCTTTATCCATGCTTAGAATCGAGAGCACGTAAGATAAATTTACACAtgcaaaattaaatatataataaaaaaaaggaaaaaaaatatatatgatccCGAGTCAGGTGCGGAAGTCATATCAATAACTCATTCATTCTCTTTAGGCTATCTGTGATCTAATAgttaaaaactaaaagttatAAAGTTATAAAGTTATATTTACACAAAGTAAAATTTAACTTCAAATGTTATATCATCCTCGATGCACAACAAATAAGAATCAAACATAATGTTTGAAGTTAAATACATAATCATATACGACTAAATGCCCAATAATGAAATCAGGAATTTTTTGGTGGGTGGACTaagttaaaataattaaaatttcaggTATGAACTCTTAAAATccaaacaataaacaaataaactcGCAGCTATTTCAAGAACTTACTAATTGATAAGAGACATCAATAAACTTGCAGACTAAGAGTCAAAGAATATATGTCTATGTCTGGGTGCCTCTTTTGTCTTTGGCAAGAAGTGTAGGCTAATGTTTTTTAGACTTCAAAATGTCTAGTCAGGTCTGTAACTATAACTATGTATTGAATTAACAAACAGCTTTCATAATTTATGAGTGAGTGTATTGAGTGGTGAAAGGTTACAATCTATAGAGAGTCAAACGACAATGAAATTTTAACTTAACACTATAAATTTGTATTGTTGGTTAAAGTGGTTAGTTTTTTAGCATTTAAAATACTTTTATTGTTTTATATTctctaaaagaaaactaattaggATTCAGATTTTTCATTAGTTGGGTGGGTTagaatcataaaaaaaaagaaactttaacgaaaagctcccggtactgttcattttaacgaaaaaccacatttttacattaaaaagtcaatcctaataccattcactttaccctttattttatcattatcgttaaaactcaaaattttcaaacccttttaattaattttctttaaaataaatCATATGATAGTGGAACTAATTAGTATTTTTAATGTTAAAAACCTCAAACCCTCCCTATGCTAGAGCCTACCCTAGCCTTGTACATGGCTTCGCCAAAATGCATAATTAAATATTTCTTTGCACATAACTCCAAGTTCATATATGACTCCAACTGTTTAAGCGCGTTGGAGAGAAATTGATCTCTAGACCATTTAATTTGAGATACATGACATTAATATTGATAATGACTCCTTAACcatcaaatttgaaataaaaatttacacctttcaattttttatgtGTATTGTAGATAGCCTCAACTCGCAATACTCGTTTTATTTGTCTCTGTAGTCTCTATCAATGTGCACTAAACTCCGCATGCTctcatatttatttgtttttttaatttaatgtgACCAAAATATTTATTAGTTTAGTTGACATGTTATTCGCACCCTAATGCAAATAATATAAGTATTTGAATAACTGAATTCAACTTGTATATCGTCACCAAAAGCACGAGTATATCACCTCCGCACTTACTAACAAACACagatttatattttgtttgacATTTTAGATATTGGTACTAAACACATTTTAAATGCTTTCATTCTAAAAAATTATTCTTGAATTAAATTGTTCGACGTATTCTCAAATCATAAAAATACAACATCCTATTTGTCACTTCTGTCTACAAAACAGTTCTTCAAAATTCAATTTGCAAAAGGTCCGGACGGGCCCTAAGCTTtttcattttcagtttttagtaCTAAAGGTTTTTTTTCTCACTTTCGTTTACATTGATTTTTTTGACCACTTTCATACATTAGTTAGTCCATCTCCAtcatttagggtgcgtttgttgtaccggactatctcggactggactagctttagggactaagctggactggcttagactagactaagttggATTAACTTAGTGAAACGTTTGGTGTAATGTCAAACTAAAAATTAGGATAATTAATAaactttaatattatattatttaaccaatatctattaatattttaatattaatatatttatttattcttttataatttcttcctccctcttaaCCTCTCTTTTTCTCCGCCCATGGTCTTCCTGCCCTTTCCCATTTttactctcttttttcttcGTCCACTGTCACCCTCCCCACTCTCtctttttcaccattttcacTCAAATTACTTTGCTCTgttcttctcttcttcaaaatatgaaactctgaatttgtttttatatttaaatttcagTTCTTTGAGATTACAATTTCAGTTCTTGGCGTTGGATTAAATCCAAAGCAAATCCAGCTAGGTATTCTTTCTTGAAGCAAAGAGGGGAAATCTGGGTTGTGGGTTCGTCGGGTTTCATAAGAGGGAGAGAAATCAATTTGAAGCAAATA belongs to Malus sylvestris chromosome 17, drMalSylv7.2, whole genome shotgun sequence and includes:
- the LOC126612522 gene encoding uncharacterized protein LOC126612522 is translated as MYEGAKTAVRTHEGQTESFPITVGLHQGSSLSPYLFALVMDELTGHIQDDIPWCMLFADDIVLIDETQEGVNAKLNLWREVLESKGLRLSRSKTEYMECKFSANGGQNELGVRIGDQEIPKSDRFRYLGSILQKNGELDGDLNHRIQAGWMKWKSASGVLCDRRMPLKLKGKFYRTAIRPAMLYGTECWAVKHQHVHKMGVAEMRMLRWMCGHTRNDKIRNEDIRGKVGVAEIEGKMRENRLRWFGHVQRRPTDAPIRRCDYETEVQGRRGRGRPRKTLEETLRKDLEYLDLTKDMTQDRAQWRSKIHIADPTQ